One window of Plasmodium falciparum 3D7 genome assembly, chromosome: 7 genomic DNA carries:
- a CDS encoding transcription initiation factor IIE subunit alpha, putative has product MENSKDIFYDKEKKFFQYLMIYISRFFMSDEEIVIFDLFINNECLYLEKDIVNNINMNEQKIRSILSKLLKDKFIIEIQKYKNNEKGTNFQTFYCLNNYIVYVLDFRIKQMENELQKKKNESDIYICNFCNATYSQLDAQILPLDSYDAHFLCYCNNKIELIENDDHNDEKIYNKYTKYLNILKEHIEKLKNYFIPLYTEKFSKKNVNSNSFFFERSSDESFTNNSSEVSMTNNSSLISQSQLNKVVDGGKRKKDDGLTDTCSSSILKKDKKIKICMNVKSKKSVSKHVEHEDPTKNVRKNSNAKVEDFISKEKERKNKQNEKMAQQNVSKSNENAKQLEEEQMLEPELPFFYVKKYNKRFSLLDAQKLQQDMTQEEFENFMELQETYLDQL; this is encoded by the exons ATGGAGAACAGTaaagatattttttatgataaggaaaaaaaattttttcaatatctgatgatatatattagtaGATTTTTTATGAGTGATGAAGAAATAGTTATCTTTGATTTGTTTATTAATAACGAATGTCTATATTTAGAAAAGGATATTGTTAATAACATTAATATGAATGAACAAAAGATAAGAAGTATCCTatctaaattattaaaagataaattcATTAtagaaatacaaaaatataaaaataatgaaaagggAACCAACTTTCAAACCTTTTATTGTTTAAATAACTACATAGTCTATGTACTAGATTTTAGGATTAAACAAATGGAAAATGaattgcaaaaaaaaaaaaatgaaagtgatatttatatttgtaatttttgTAATGCCACATATTCTCAGCTAGACGCTCAGATACTTCCCTTAGATTCTTACGACGCTCATTTTCTGTGTTactgtaataataaaatagagTTAATC GAAAATGACGATCacaatgatgaaaaaatctACAACAAATACACCAAATATCTTAACATTTTAAAAGAACATATAGAAAaactaaaaaattatttcatcCCTTTATATACTGAAAAATTcagtaaaaaaaatgtaaactccaattctttcttttttgaaCGATCCTCTGATGAATCCTTTACAAATAATTCTTCTGAGGTGTCCATGACAAATAACTCATCACTAATTTCACAAA gtcAACTTAATAAAGTTGTGGATGGagggaaaagaaaaaaagacgATGGCCTTACGGACACGTGTAGTAGTAGCATTTTGAAAAAGGAcaagaagataaaaatatgtatgaatGTTAAAAGTAAGAAGAGTGTAAGTAAACATGTGGAACATGAGGATCCTACAAAAAATGTAAGAAAGAATAGTAATGCAAAGGTTGAGGATTTTATAAGTAAAGAGaaagaaaggaaaaataaacaaaatgaaaaaatggcTCAACAGAATGTTTCTAAAAGTAATGAAAACGCAAAACAGTTAGAAGAAGAACAAATGCTTGAACCTGAGTTGCCATTTTTTTATGTCAAGAAATATAACAAGAGATTCTCCCTTTTAg ATGCTCAAAAACTACAACAAGACATGACACAAGAAGAATTTGAGAATTTTATGGAATTACAAGAAACGTATCTAGATCAACTTTGA
- a CDS encoding queuine tRNA-ribosyltransferase, putative: protein MSEENDATLIKKRKNEKINEEQHNTTNNNYEEPLVYDFLTKEDHENYNNFVRFCKDNFAYVDMKDINRVIHELRKGPNKDYFSNYISSSDDSDMDDNEKIEYMDDDDDKNKSKVDCIYDNDKPCNRYKKKKIKDYRKNLKLINIKKNKRARINLIVIKKKYLNDDNNNNNNNNHNIYNSNNFCSGERVQKNTIILSPFFMPVGTKCCIKGLTLEDVNDICDYIILSNTYHLSNIYDMSIFEYNKDINNLIKFPNAMLTDSGGFQMVSLSKRIKILEEGILFNNIYNSEVIKKNIKACNVGDVVKKTYESVCSDMHNDNNNDNVVVRDNVVVRDNVVVRDNVVVRDNVVAHDIFDEINKNVCDETYNNTNEENSCKTKKYVDMGEDILLSPEISIRLQNFIGSDIIMALDDVRSSLEEDKNKIEEATHRTNRWLKRCIDIHKKKEEQSLFGIVQGGLHIDLRNISMDYILRQKLNGYAVGGLCGGEKKKKFIEIIHHCSNEKNKKYNYLPTNKCRYIMGIGYIVDIIFCSLFGYDMYDCVYPSRTARFNTAVSFDGTIKLKQAKYKYDFSRLENNCKCYVCLKYTKAALHYLISKRNTITNVLLTLHNIYFTLYMCHLMRVAIFSNKLNQFITTFLYNHFVVGVKNGNYKIPCADDKKMNDDKKMNDEKKMNDDKMMNDEKNINDEKNINDEKNINDEKNINDDKMMKSDKKHEQGSENLNMKSKNMIEELKKNLPQWAIQALEYADIELMF, encoded by the coding sequence atgagtgaagaaaatgatgctacattaataaaaaagagaaaaaatgaaaaaataaatgaagaacaACATAATactacaaataataattatgaagaaCCCCTTGTATATGATTTTTTAACCAAAGAAGATCATgagaattataataattttgtaagATTCTGTAAAGATAATTTTGCTTATGTTGATatgaaagatataaatagaGTAATTCATGAATTAAGAAAGGGCCCGAATAAAGACTATTTTTCTAATTATATAAGTAGTTCTGATGACAGCGATATGGATGATAATGAAAAGATAGAATATAtggatgatgatgatgataagaaTAAAAGCAAGGTAGATTGTATATACGATAATGACAAACCTTGTAAtaggtataaaaaaaaaaaaattaaagattaCCGCAAAAACTTGAAgcttattaatataaaaaagaacaaaagaGCTCGTATAAATCTTATcgtaataaaaaagaagtatctgaatgatgataacaataataataataataataatcacaatatttataatagtaataatttttGTAGTGGTGAGCGTGTACAAAAGAACACAATTATATTGTCCCCCTTTTTTATGCCTGTAGGTACAAAATGCTGTATTAAAGGATTAACATTAGAAGATGTAAACGACATATgtgattatataattttaagtAATACGTATCAtttatctaatatatatgatatgtccatatttgaatataataaagatataaataatttaataaaatttccCAACGCCATGCTTACTGATTCTGGTGGTTTCCAGATGGTATCCTTAAGCAAAAGGATAAAAATTTTAGAGGAAGggatattatttaataatatttataatagtgaggttataaagaaaaatatcaaGGCCTGCAATGTTGGAGATGTAGTAAAGAAAACATATGAAAGTGTGTGTAGCGACATgcataatgataataataatgataatgtagTAGTACGTGACAATGTAGTAGTGCGTGACAATGTAGTAGTGCGTGACAATGTAGTAGTGCGTGACAATGTAGTAGCTCATGATATTTTTGAtgagataaataaaaatgtttgtGATGAAACTTATAACAATACAAATGAAGAGAATAGTTGTAAAACCAAAAAATATGTAGACATGGGAGAAGATATATTACTTTCTCCCGAAATATCGATAAGACTTCAGAATTTTATAGGTAGTGATATCATCATGGCTTTAGATGACGTTCGTTCATCTTTAgaagaagataaaaataagattGAAGAAGCTACACATCGTACTAATAGATGGTTAAAGAGATGTATagatattcataaaaaaaaagaagaacagAGTTTATTTGGTATAGTTCAAGGTGGGTTACATATAGATTTACGAAATATCTCTATGGATTATATTTTACGTCAGAAGTTAAATGGATATGCTGTTGGAGGTTTATGTGGaggagaaaagaaaaagaaatttattgAGATTATTCATCATTGTtcaaatgaaaagaataaaaaatataattatttgccAACAAATAAATGTAGATATATAATGGGAATAGGATATATAGtcgatataatattttgttctttattCGGTTATGATATGTATGATTGTGTATATCCATCGCGAACGGCAAGATTTAATACTGCAGTAAGTTTTGATGGaacaataaaattaaaacaagcaaaatataaatatgactTTTCACGTTTAGAAAATAATTGTAAATGTTACGTAtgtttaaaatatacaaaagcAGCTTTACATTATCTTATATCGAAAAGAAATACAATAACAAACGTATTACTAAcattacataatatttattttactcTTTATATGTGCCATCTGATGAGGGTGGCTATTTTTTCGAACAAACTTAATCAATTCATAACAACTTTTTTGTATAACCATTTTGTTGTGGGAGTTAAAAATGGTAATTACAAAATTCCTTGTGCTGATGATAAGAAAATGAACGATGATAAGAAAATGAACgatgaaaagaaaatgaacgATGATAAGATGATGAACgatgaaaagaatataaacgatgaaaagaatataaacgatgaaaagaatataaacgatgaaaagaatataaacgATGATAAGATGATGAAGAGTGATAAGAAGCATGAACAAGGTTcagaaaatttaaatatgaaatcaaaaaatatgatagaagaattgaaaaaaaatttaccaCAATGGGCCATACAAGCTCTTGAATATGCTGACATAGAGttaatgttttaa